GGCCGGCTGGAGCTCCCGGTCGCGGACGTGGTCAACGGAAAGAAGCGCCGCCGGAGCTTCCGTACGCCGGTCCGCGCGAACACGGACTCGCGGCAGCTCGCGATCGTGCCGTCGCAGGAGATCGTCGCGTCCGTTCCCGGCGTGGAGATCGTCGACTACGACACGATCCTCCGGCTGTACCTGGAATCGTGACCCAGTACTTCGTCTACGGACGGGATCGTGACGGCGCGGGCGAGCTGAAAGGCCGGCTGACCGAGGAGCACTGGGCCTTCATGGACCGGTACGACGCGCAGCTGATCGCCCGCGGCCCGACGCTGACCGCGGACCGCGAGGCGTCGACCGGCAGCCTGCACATCATCGACCTGCCGGACGCCGGCGCGTTGAACACGTTCGTGTACGACGAGCCGTACTACCTCGGCGGTGCTTTCGCGACCGTCGAGGTGTATCGCTTCGTCAACCACACCGGTCGGACGATGTGGGAATTCGAGCATGCGGTCGAGGCGTACAACCGGTATCTCGTACTCACCAAGGACGCGGCCCGGCCGCTCAGCTCTGAACACCTGATCGTGTACGGCGATCTGTTTGGCGACGACGGTCAGGTTGGTAGGGCGGCGTTGGTCGAAGCGCCGGATCGCGCCGCCGCGGCCGCGCTGGTCGAGGCGGCGGACGCCGAGGTACACCCCTGGGAGTTCGGCGGCCGGCGCTAGCCGATTCGGGCGGTGCGGCTCAGATGGTGGGTGGCGTGCTGGTGATGGTGCGGAGTGCCGTGACCAGCGTGCGGCGGGTGGTTTGGCTGAGGTCGGCCGTCAGGGTGTTGATGCGGTCGACGACCGCGTCGTGACACTGGTGGGCGAGGGTGAGGCCGTCCGGGGTGAGCTCGATCAGGCAGGCGCGGCGGTCGCGGGGCGCGGCCGTACGGGCGACCAGTTCGCGGCGCTCGAGCCGGTCGACCATGCTGGTCAGGCTGGACCGTTCGATGCTCAGAATCCGGCTCAGCTCGGTCATCCCGAGCGGGGCCGCGATCAGTACGCAGAGCAGGTGGGCCTGTTGCGGGGTCAGACCGAGCGGCCGACTGGTCTCGGCATGCAGATCCTGCAGGCGGTGCATCGCCTGCACCAACGCCTCCGCGAGCTCGCTGTTCCGGGCCGTCGTCGTCACCATTTCCCCATGGTAGTCCGCTCAGCTAATAGTTCGTGGTACAACTAGTTAGGACAGCGAACTATTTGAGGAGAAGTCATGACTGTACGGTTCGGGTACGGCTCACCGGACGCGGTACGCGACGTCGGCGAGATCGTGCGGCTCGCCCGGCAGGCGGATCGGGACGGGCTCGATCACGTCAGCCTCGCGGATCATCCGTACGTACCGGACATGGTCGACGGGTACGCCGCGGTCGCCTTCCTGCTCGGGCGGACCGAGCGGCTGAGTGCGTTCGTCAACGTCACCAACCTGCCGCTGCGTCCGGCGCCGGTGCTGGCGCGGACGGCGACCTCGCTGGCGGCGTTGTCCGGCGGGCGGTTCGTGCTCGGGCTCGGTGCTGGTGGGGCGTGGGACCGGATCGCCACGATGGGCGTACCCGAACTGCGTCCGGCTGAGGCCGTCGAGGCGTTCGAGGAGGCCATGCGGCTCGTCCAGGCGTTGTCGGCCGGTGGTACGCCGGTGCCGAGCAAGCACTACCCGATCGGTGCGCTCCGGCCGGCCGCCGTACCCGCGCCGCCGATCTGGACCGGGTCGAACGGGCCGAAGTCGCTCGCCGCGACCGGCCGGAACGCGGACGGCTGGATCCCCGGCCGCGCGGCCGACTGGCTGAGCGAGCGGTACCGCTGGTCCCGCCCGATCATCGACGAGGCGGCACTCGCGGCCGGCCGCAAACCGTCCGACATCGCGACCATCTACAACCTGCCCGGCACGATCACCGAAACCCCACTCCGCCGCACCCGCGACGACACCGGCCGCTGGCTCGGCGGCTCCCCGTCCCAATGGATCGAGGAACTGACCGACGCGGTCCTGAACCACGACGCCGCCGGCTTCACCCTCTTCCCCAACGGCCCGGACCCGTACGCCACCCAACTCTCCCGCTGGGCAGAAGAGATCGCTCCAGCGGTCCGATCGGTACGCAGTGCCCTATTCCTCGATTGATGCCTGGATTGAGCGGAGGTGCCGGCGGAAGGTCAGGGTGGGGTCGGCTGCTCTCTTCTCCAGGAACTGGGTGAAACTCACCTGTTGCCGGAGGGTCCGGCCGGCCCGGATTTCGGCGGCCTGCCGGCGCTCGGTGTCGCGGATCGACTCGGCCAGGGTGGTCAGCTCGTCGACCCGGTCCGCGGGGACGAAGATCGCGCCGTCCTCGTCCGCGAGCACAACGTCTTCGCGCGTCACCGCCCACTCGCCGATTGTTGCCTCGGACAACGCATCGGCCGGCTGCGGATCGAGCCGCAGCGGACCGGTCGGCAACGCGCCGAGGCTGAAGACCGGCAGCCCGATCGCGAGGATGTCTGCCGTGTCCCGGTGCAGTCCCCAGATCACGATCCCCGCGACCCCGGCCGCCTTCGCCTCCAGCGCGGCCAGATCACCAACACATGCCTCGTCCCGCCGCCCGCCGTTGTCGACCACCAGCACATCACCGGCCACCGCGGACTCGAACGCCTCCAGAAACACATCCACACTGCCCACATGCTGAGCCGGCAACACCCGCCCCACCACCCGCACCCCACCGCTCGCCGCACCACCCGCGGCGGCGCCGCCCACCGGCGTCACCGACACGGTCCGCACCGGCACCCCGGCCCGTACACACGCATCAGCCACGTGCGCCGTAGTCAACCCCTCGAACACACCCGTCCCCTCTCGTCCGCGCCAGTTCGACAGGAGGTAGTCCACCACGCTCGCCCAGTTCCCGCCTGAACGGCCCACCAACGGCCCCGCGGAGCCGACTACCTCCTGTCGTTAGCGCGACAGAAACCGAAGAATGTCCGCCAGCGGAGGCTCGGAGGTGGTGTCGACGGTGCAGGTGGGGACGGGTAGATCGACCGGCTGGAAGGCGTTGTGCGTACGCAACCTCGCGTCCGGGCTGATCTGGGCATCCTCGTGCGCGGCCCGCCGCGGGTCGGAATCCGAGCGGGCGGTGATCCGCGCGAGCGCGACCTCGGCCGGCGTACTGCAGTGCACGATCCGCAGGTCGGTGCGGCCGAGCAGTGGGCTCAGCCCCGGCGTCCACAGCCGATCCTGGAACGCGGCCTCGGCGACCACGGTCGTACCGCGCCCGACCAGCAGGCCGATCACGTCGAAGAACGTGGACAACGTACGCATCGTCAACGGATCGCCGGGACCGGGTACGAACCCGGGGGTGGCGTGCGCCATCCCCTCCTTGATCTCGTCCCGGCAGATCGCCGGGCAGCCGATCGCCGCCGCGATCCGATGCGCCAACGTCGTCTTCCCGGTTCCGGGCGGACCACTGACCACGACAAGCATCGGTTTCGACTGCACTCGCCGTACCTTATCGGCCGGCACCGGAACGCGACGGGCGCGGCGTGTCAGACCTGAAGCCGCCTCAATTATCGTCTCAAAATACAGGATGATATGTCTCAAAAAGCAAGATCTTGGTCTAGCGTGGGCGTCAGACGGCGAGGGCAAAGGAGCCTGGGATGAACAACGTGTACACGCATGGCCATCACGAGTCGGTGCTGCGGTCGCACAGCTGGCGGACGGCGGAGAACTCGGCGGCGTACCTGCTGCCGCACCTGCGGCCGGGGATGTCGTTGCTCGACGTCGGCGCCGGGCCGGGCACCATCACCGCGGACCTGGCGCGGCTGGTCGAGCCGGGCCGGACGACCGCGCTGGAGGCGAGCGACGCGGCGATCGGGATCACCCGGAAGGCGTTCGAAGGCCTGGACCTCGACGTGGAGTTCGTCGTCGGTGATGTGCACGCCCTGGACCTGCCGGACGACGCGTACGACGTCGTGCACGCGCATCAGGTACTGCAGCATGTCGCGGATCCGGTGCAGGCACTGCGCGAGCTGCGCCGGGTCTGCAAGCCCGGTGGGATCGTGGCCGTACGCGACTCGGACTATCACGGTTTCGTCTGGTACCCGGCGTTGCCCGAGCTGACCGAGTGGATGGAGCTGTACCAGCGGATGGCGCGCGCGAACGGGGGTGAGCCGGATGCGGGCCGGCGGCTGCTGTCGTGGGCGCGGGCGGCCGGATTCGAGCAGGTGGAGGCGACCACGTCCACCTGGGCGTTCACCGATCCGGAGGGGCGCGCGTTCTGGGGTGACATGTGGGCGGATCGGGTGCTGAAGTCAGCGATGGCGGATCAGGCGCGTACGTCCGGTGTGCCGGAGCAGACGCTCGAAGCGATCTCGGCGGCATGGCAGACCTGGCGCGACCAGCCGGACGGCTGGATCTCCATCCTGCACGGCGAACTCATCTGCACAGCCTGACCTAGCCGACTGAGGCGAGTACCACCAGGTAGCCGTCGGGGTCGCGGAGCCAGAGTTCATCGTGCTGGGCGTTCGGGTTCAGGTGGATCTCCTTCTCGACGGTCGCGCCGAGCTCCGCGGCCCGCGCGGCCGCCGCCGGCAGGTCGTCCGTCTCGAACCACACCCCGACCCCGTTCCCCAACGGATGCGCGGGATCGCCGAACCGGCCGTGATGATGCCCGACCTCCAGATTGTGCAACTGCAGTACGAGCACCCCCTCGACCTCGAGCCGCTCGTACTCCGGTCCGCCATGCGCACTGACCGCGCCAAGCACCGTCTGGTACCAGGCACTGCTCTTCTCCACGTCGCTGACCGCGATCAAGGGTTGTGGCCTCATGCCGTCACGGTACGGCCGGGTGCGCTAGCGCGTCTTGAACGAATGGGAACGCTGGCGCGAGATCTCGTACAGGACGGCGGTCGCGGCGTTGGCGGCGTTGAGTGAGCTGGCCGATCCGGTGATCGGGATGCGGACCAGGTGGTCGGCCGCTTCCTGCCACGCGCTGCTCAGGCCGGCCGTCTCGTTGCCGATCAGCAGCAGTACGGGCTGGGTGAAGTCGAACGCGTCCACATCGGTCGGACCGTGCTCGTCGGTGCCGACCACGACGACCGGTACGTCCGTACGCCGAATCCAGTCGAGTACTTCGCGATGTGATGGAGCGCGGACGGCGGGTACGGCGAACAGCGATCCGGTCGTCGCGCGGACCGCCTTCGGGTCGTACACGTCGGCCGCATGCCCGGTGATGATCACCCCGTGCGCGCCGAACGCGTCCGCGGACCGGATGATCGATCCGATGTTTCCGGGTCCGGTCGGCCGGTCGAACACGACGCCGAGGAAGTCCGGCCCGACCGGGATCCGGCCGAGGTCGTCGGCGGGCAGCTCCAGTACGGCGATCAGCTCGGCCTCGTCCTTTTCGCCGAGCTCGGCCAGCAACTCGGGCGCCATCGCCACCCGCTCCACGTCGGGCAGTCGCCGCAACAGGTCGGACGCCCAGCGGGACAAGGGCCGGGACGCGTCGGTGAGCACCGTACGCACCGGCCATCCGTTGTCGACGGCAACCGAAATCGGGCGGACGCCCTGGACCAGGAACTCGCCCGATCGTTGCCGCTTGGTCCGATTGGTCAGCGACGCCTGCCAGACCTGAAACCGGGCGTTCCGCGACGAGATCCGTTGCACGCCCCAACCCTACGCGGACCTGATCGGCTCAGGGTGGGGGTGCGGTGGATTCGCGGACGATCAGCTCCGGGCGGAACAGCAGCGACTGCCCCTGCGCGGGACCCGAGTTCTCCAGCCGGGCCCGCAACTGGGTGAACGCGGCCGCCGCCATCTCCGGCATCGGCTGCCGAACGGTCGTCAGCGTCGGCGCGTACAGATCAGCCAGCACGATGTCGTCGAACCCGACCACCGACACGTCCTTCCCGACCTCGAGCCCACCATCCCGCAAGCCGCGGCAAACCCCCAGCGCGCACATGTCGTTGATCGCGACGATCCCGGTCGGCGGCTCATCCAGCGCGAGCAACTCGGCAGCCGCCGCGCGCCCGAGCTCGGACGCCTCGACGTCGCCGAAGTCGTCCGCGTCACCCTTCACCGGCGCGCGTACGGCGGATTCCGCGTCGATACCGGCCTGCTCCAGCCCGGCGATGAACCCGCGGTACCGCTCCTTCCGGTTCACGCTGGCCAGCGCGCCCGAAACGAACGCCACCCGTGAATGCCCGAGCCCGGTCAGGTGCTGCGTGGCGAGCTGACTGCCGATCGCGTTGTCGACGCTGATACTCACCAGCGACGCCGGATCGCCGGCCTGGGACGTACGGTCGAAGGCCACCAGTTGCAGACCGCGCTCCACCAGCGGCATCACGTGTTCGAGCGACGGCAAGGACGAGCACAGTACGACGCCTTGGACGCCATCGGCCCACAACTCGTCGATGTAGTCGCGCTCACGCCGTGGATCGCGCTCGGAATTGCAGAGCAGTACGTGGTACCCCTCCGCGAGCGCCGCGGACTCCAAGTGCCGGGCGAGCGCACCCCAGAACGGGTTGCCGACCGACGGCACGACCAGCCCGATCGTGGTGTTCCGGCCGGTCCGGAGCTGCCGGGCGGCCCGGTTCGGCCGGTACCCGAGCTTGTCGATCGCGCGCTCGATCCGCTGCCGGGTCTCGGGCAGCATCCGGTGGCCGCGCCCGTTCAGCAGGTTCGACACCGTGCTCGGCGAAACCCCCGCCTCGGTCGCGACCTGCTGGATCGTCACCTCGCCCGTCCTCAATTCACCGGCCACCCGCGCATTCTGTCACCCCGTCGTTCCGTCGTCCCGTGTCCTTCAACGACGCAGTGCAACGATGCATCACCAGTGCACTAATGTCCAGTCGAAGTTCGTCCGAGCCGACCCCTTGACGCCGATCGAAAACCCTTCCTAGCATGCGGTGCATCGTTGCACCAGCGCCGCACAACTGCGCCGCTCTGGCTGGTGCATCGTTACACCGAGCTCCACCACACCACCTCTCCGCAGCATCACGAGCAGCACCACGAAAGGCGCGCGCCATGGAGTACACCCGTAGATCAGTCCTGACGGCCCTCGGGCTCGGCGCGGTCGCTGCCGCCACCGGCTGCTCCACGTCGTCCGGTGGCGATCAGGCCGCCGCCGACGGACCCGTCGAGGGCGAGATCACGCTGCTCACCCCACTGTTCGAGGGTGGTACCGGCAAGCAGTTGCTGGAGGGCAAGCTGCTGCCCGCGTTCAAGCAGAAGAACCCGAACGTCACGGTCAAGGTCGACTACACGACGTACAACGCGCTGAACGAGAAGCTCACCACCAGCCTGGCCGGTGGGCTGATGCCGGACGTGGTGATGCTCGGCGTCGGCTGGATTCCGCCGTTCGCGCACAAGAAGGTGCTCGCGCCGCTGCCGGACGAGCTGGCCAAGCGGTACGAGTACGAGGACCGGGTGCTGGAGCCGTCGCGCTTCGACGGCAAGCTGTACGCGCTGCCGATGGTGCTGGACACCCGGATCGTCACCTACCGCAAGGACCTGTTCGCCGAGGCCGGGATCAAGGCACCGCCGAAGGACTGGGCCGAGCTGCGGGAGATGTCCAAGGAGCTGGCCCGCCGGGACGGTTCGGGCAAGCTCACCCGGGTCGGCTTCGACCCGTTCTCGATCGATCTGCGGCAGTGCTGGGAGACCTTCCTGTTCGCGAACGACGGCAACCTGTTCGACGAGGCCGGGCAGCAGGTCAAGTTCAACGACGACAAGGGTGTCGAGGCGCTGCAGTTGTTCCTGGACGTGCTCAAGGACAAGTCCGCCGACTACTCGTTCAAGTCCGCCGCCGGTCAGCCGACCACGCTGCAGCAGGGCCGGTCCGCGATGATGATGGCGAACAACTCGCTCTGGGTGCAGCTGAAGAAGGAGAACCCGGAGCTGCTCAAGGAGGACAAGGTCGGCGCGTTCATCCTGGCCAACAAGGTGCCGGCGATGTTGCAGGGCGGGACCCTGGTGGCTCGCTCCGCTTCGACGAAGCACGCCGCCGCCGCGCAGGCGCTGGTCGAGTACATGGGTTCGCCGGACTCGATCCTGCCGACTGCCGAGCAGCGCGGTTCGGTGCCCGGCGTCCAGAACCTGCGGACGTCCGAGTACGTCAAGGACAACGGCTTCGTGAAGCTTGCCCTGGACAACATGAGCAAGGCCCGGTCCGAGGGTGGTACCGCTGCCTGGATGGAGATCCGGGAGAAGATCAAGACCACCCTGGAGACCGCGGTGGTCGGTCAGCGGACCGCCAAGGAAGCGATCGACGAGCTGGCGAACCTGAGCAAGGAAGCGATCTCGCGGCTGTGAGCGTCGTATCGACCGCCGAACGCAGGCGCGGTTCCCGCGAGCGGTCCGCGGGCAGTACCGGTCGGCCCGGCGCGCCTGGATCCGACGTGTCCCGCCAGGGACTCGGCCGCGCCCGGCGGCGGGCCGGTCTGCTGATGGTCGCGCCCGCCCTGCTGCACGCGCTGATCTGGATCGGCATCCCGCTGGTCGCCGCGGTGGTGCTGAGCTTCACCTCGTACGACGTGCTGACGCCGCCGCGCTTCGTTGGGCTGGCCAACTTTCAGGACCTGCTCGGCGACCAGGTCTTCCGGCGCGCGGTACTGAACACCAGCGTGTACACGTTCTTCACCGTCCCGGTGGCGATGGGGATCGCGCTGCTGATCGCGCTGATGCTGAACACCAAGCTGGCCGGCCGGGCGATCTTCCGGACCGCGATCTTCATCCCGCAGGTGACCGCGACGATCGCGGTGGCGCTGGTCTGGTTGTGGATCTACGACCCGCGCAGCGGACTGGCGAACGCGATCCTGTCGTTCCTCGGCCTGGACGGTCCGGCCTGGCTGTCGTCCACCACCTGGGCGATGCCGGCGGTGATCGTGGTCGGCATCTGGCAGGGGATCGGCCTGAAGATGCTGATCTACCTGGCCGCCCTGCAGAGCCTGCCGACCGACCTGTACGAGGCCGCGTCGGTGGACGGCGCCTCGAAGGTCCGGCAGTTCTTCAGCCTGACCGTGCCGCTGCTCCGGCCGGCCACGTTCTTCGTCTTCGTCACCTCGGTGATCGGCGCGTTCCAGTCGTTCGACCAGGTGTACATCCTGACCGACGGCGGGCCGGCGAACAGTACGACGATGATGACGTACGAGATCTACAAGTCCGCGTTCCGGGAGTTCCGGATGGGGTACGCCTGCGCGCAGAGCCTGGTGCTGTTCGCGATGCTGCTGATCCTGACCCTGGTGAACCGGCGCATCACCGGAGGTGACCGTGGCACCCGTTGACACCGTCCGTCGCGCCCGCCGCCGGCAGGTCCGGCCCGGCCGGGTCGCGCTGTACCTGACGCTGGCCGCGATCTCGCTGGTGATGATCGTGCCGTTCGTCTGGATGCTGCTCACCTCGGTCAAGACCCCCGGCGACATCGCCGCGGTGCCGCCCCGGCTGTTCCCGACGAAATGGGCCTTCGGCAACTACGTCGACGCCTTGCGCGCGGCGCCGTTCGCGACGTACGCCCGGAACAGTTTCGTGATCGCGATCAGTCACACCCTGCTGAACGTGGTGATCGCGTCGATGGCCGGGTACGCGCTCGCGCGACTGCGGTTCCGGGGCAGTTCGCTGATCTTCCTCGGTTTCGTCGGCGCGCTGATGATCCCGACGTACACGAAGATCCTGCCGGAGTTCCTGATCGTCCGGTTCATGCCGTTGTTCGGCGGTAACGACATCACCGGCCAGGGCGGTACCGGCTGGCTGGACACCTGGTGGGCGCTGATCATTCCGGGCGCGGTCAGTCCGTTCTCGGTGTTCCTGTTCCGGCAGTTCTACCTGGACCTGCCGGTCGAGCTGGAAGAGGCGGCCCGGCTGGACGGTCTTGGTGAGCTGGGTATCTACGCGCGGATCATGACGCCGTTGGTGAAACCGGCGTTCATCACCGTCGCGCTGCTCACCTTCGAGAGTTCGTGGAACAACTTCCTCTGGCCGCTGCTGGTGACCAAGAGCGACAGCCTGCGGGTGATCCAGGTGGGCCTGTCGGTGTTCCGGACCGAGAACGACACGCAATGGGCGTTCCTGATGGCCGGTACGACGCTGGCCACCGTACCGATGGTGGTGCTGTTCCTGATCGGGCAGCGCTACTTCGTCCAAGGTTTCGCGACCGCGGGCATCAAATGACAGCCACCGAAGGGAAGCACGTGATGGAACTGCAGGGCACGCGCGCACTGGTCACCGGGGCCGGGCACGGCATCGGCCGCGGGATCGCGCTCGGTCTGGCCGCGGCCGGCGCGGACGTCGTGGTGCACTACGGCAAGTCCGCGGACGCCGCCGCGCGGACCGTTGCCGAGATCGAGGAACTCGGCCGGAAGGCGATCGCGGTCGGCGCGGACGTGACCAGCACGGCGGAGGTCAACCGGCTGCTCGATGAAACGATCGGTTTCCTCGGCGGACTGGACGTACTGGTCTGCAACGCCGGGCACCTGATCGGCCGGGTCAAGGTTGAGGAGATGACCGACGAGCACTTCCAGCAGGTCGTGGACGTGAACCTCGGCGCCACCTTCCGGACCACCCGGGCCGCGATCCCGCACCTGGCGCAGTCGGCGAACCCGCGGATCGTCACGATGTCCTCGCTCGCCGCGCACAACGGCGGCGGACCGGGCTCGGTGGTGTACGCGGCCGCGAAGGCCGGGGTCCGGGGGTTCACCAAGGGTCTGGCGAAGGAACTCGGGCCGCGCGGCATCACGGTGAACTCGGTCGCGCCCGGGTACATCGCCGAGACCGCGTTCCATCAGACGTTCTCCACGACCGAAGCACAGGCGAACATGGTCGCGGGTACGCCGATCGGCCGCGCCGGGCAGGTCGAGGACGTCGCGAACGCGGTCCGCTTCCTGGCGCTGCCGTCGTCCGGTTACCTGACCGGGATCACGATCGACATCGACGGTGGCACGTGGCCCCGTTGACGGGACATCCGCCGGCCGAGCGCGGTGGCTGGTGGCACGAGTACGTGTGCCCGGCGCACGGCGTCGAGCTGGAGCACATCGGGTTCGAAACCGGTGAGTTTCCGGCGGGCGGCGTGCCGTGCGTCCA
The genomic region above belongs to Kribbella solani and contains:
- a CDS encoding LacI family DNA-binding transcriptional regulator; the protein is MAGELRTGEVTIQQVATEAGVSPSTVSNLLNGRGHRMLPETRQRIERAIDKLGYRPNRAARQLRTGRNTTIGLVVPSVGNPFWGALARHLESAALAEGYHVLLCNSERDPRRERDYIDELWADGVQGVVLCSSLPSLEHVMPLVERGLQLVAFDRTSQAGDPASLVSISVDNAIGSQLATQHLTGLGHSRVAFVSGALASVNRKERYRGFIAGLEQAGIDAESAVRAPVKGDADDFGDVEASELGRAAAAELLALDEPPTGIVAINDMCALGVCRGLRDGGLEVGKDVSVVGFDDIVLADLYAPTLTTVRQPMPEMAAAAFTQLRARLENSGPAQGQSLLFRPELIVRESTAPPP
- a CDS encoding SDR family NAD(P)-dependent oxidoreductase, which encodes MTATEGKHVMELQGTRALVTGAGHGIGRGIALGLAAAGADVVVHYGKSADAAARTVAEIEELGRKAIAVGADVTSTAEVNRLLDETIGFLGGLDVLVCNAGHLIGRVKVEEMTDEHFQQVVDVNLGATFRTTRAAIPHLAQSANPRIVTMSSLAAHNGGGPGSVVYAAAKAGVRGFTKGLAKELGPRGITVNSVAPGYIAETAFHQTFSTTEAQANMVAGTPIGRAGQVEDVANAVRFLALPSSGYLTGITIDIDGGTWPR
- a CDS encoding AAA family ATPase, with translation MQSKPMLVVVSGPPGTGKTTLAHRIAAAIGCPAICRDEIKEGMAHATPGFVPGPGDPLTMRTLSTFFDVIGLLVGRGTTVVAEAAFQDRLWTPGLSPLLGRTDLRIVHCSTPAEVALARITARSDSDPRRAAHEDAQISPDARLRTHNAFQPVDLPVPTCTVDTTSEPPLADILRFLSR
- a CDS encoding TrmH family RNA methyltransferase; translation: MQRISSRNARFQVWQASLTNRTKRQRSGEFLVQGVRPISVAVDNGWPVRTVLTDASRPLSRWASDLLRRLPDVERVAMAPELLAELGEKDEAELIAVLELPADDLGRIPVGPDFLGVVFDRPTGPGNIGSIIRSADAFGAHGVIITGHAADVYDPKAVRATTGSLFAVPAVRAPSHREVLDWIRRTDVPVVVVGTDEHGPTDVDAFDFTQPVLLLIGNETAGLSSAWQEAADHLVRIPITGSASSLNAANAATAVLYEISRQRSHSFKTR
- a CDS encoding LLM class flavin-dependent oxidoreductase, translating into MTVRFGYGSPDAVRDVGEIVRLARQADRDGLDHVSLADHPYVPDMVDGYAAVAFLLGRTERLSAFVNVTNLPLRPAPVLARTATSLAALSGGRFVLGLGAGGAWDRIATMGVPELRPAEAVEAFEEAMRLVQALSAGGTPVPSKHYPIGALRPAAVPAPPIWTGSNGPKSLAATGRNADGWIPGRAADWLSERYRWSRPIIDEAALAAGRKPSDIATIYNLPGTITETPLRRTRDDTGRWLGGSPSQWIEELTDAVLNHDAAGFTLFPNGPDPYATQLSRWAEEIAPAVRSVRSALFLD
- a CDS encoding YciI family protein; this translates as MTQYFVYGRDRDGAGELKGRLTEEHWAFMDRYDAQLIARGPTLTADREASTGSLHIIDLPDAGALNTFVYDEPYYLGGAFATVEVYRFVNHTGRTMWEFEHAVEAYNRYLVLTKDAARPLSSEHLIVYGDLFGDDGQVGRAALVEAPDRAAAAALVEAADAEVHPWEFGGRR
- a CDS encoding MarR family winged helix-turn-helix transcriptional regulator: MVTTTARNSELAEALVQAMHRLQDLHAETSRPLGLTPQQAHLLCVLIAAPLGMTELSRILSIERSSLTSMVDRLERRELVARTAAPRDRRACLIELTPDGLTLAHQCHDAVVDRINTLTADLSQTTRRTLVTALRTITSTPPTI
- a CDS encoding carbohydrate ABC transporter permease, encoding MAPVDTVRRARRRQVRPGRVALYLTLAAISLVMIVPFVWMLLTSVKTPGDIAAVPPRLFPTKWAFGNYVDALRAAPFATYARNSFVIAISHTLLNVVIASMAGYALARLRFRGSSLIFLGFVGALMIPTYTKILPEFLIVRFMPLFGGNDITGQGGTGWLDTWWALIIPGAVSPFSVFLFRQFYLDLPVELEEAARLDGLGELGIYARIMTPLVKPAFITVALLTFESSWNNFLWPLLVTKSDSLRVIQVGLSVFRTENDTQWAFLMAGTTLATVPMVVLFLIGQRYFVQGFATAGIK
- a CDS encoding methyltransferase domain-containing protein, producing the protein MNNVYTHGHHESVLRSHSWRTAENSAAYLLPHLRPGMSLLDVGAGPGTITADLARLVEPGRTTALEASDAAIGITRKAFEGLDLDVEFVVGDVHALDLPDDAYDVVHAHQVLQHVADPVQALRELRRVCKPGGIVAVRDSDYHGFVWYPALPELTEWMELYQRMARANGGEPDAGRRLLSWARAAGFEQVEATTSTWAFTDPEGRAFWGDMWADRVLKSAMADQARTSGVPEQTLEAISAAWQTWRDQPDGWISILHGELICTA
- a CDS encoding RraA family protein, whose amino-acid sequence is MFEGLTTAHVADACVRAGVPVRTVSVTPVGGAAAGGAASGGVRVVGRVLPAQHVGSVDVFLEAFESAVAGDVLVVDNGGRRDEACVGDLAALEAKAAGVAGIVIWGLHRDTADILAIGLPVFSLGALPTGPLRLDPQPADALSEATIGEWAVTREDVVLADEDGAIFVPADRVDELTTLAESIRDTERRQAAEIRAGRTLRQQVSFTQFLEKRAADPTLTFRRHLRSIQASIEE
- a CDS encoding ABC transporter substrate-binding protein, whose translation is MEYTRRSVLTALGLGAVAAATGCSTSSGGDQAAADGPVEGEITLLTPLFEGGTGKQLLEGKLLPAFKQKNPNVTVKVDYTTYNALNEKLTTSLAGGLMPDVVMLGVGWIPPFAHKKVLAPLPDELAKRYEYEDRVLEPSRFDGKLYALPMVLDTRIVTYRKDLFAEAGIKAPPKDWAELREMSKELARRDGSGKLTRVGFDPFSIDLRQCWETFLFANDGNLFDEAGQQVKFNDDKGVEALQLFLDVLKDKSADYSFKSAAGQPTTLQQGRSAMMMANNSLWVQLKKENPELLKEDKVGAFILANKVPAMLQGGTLVARSASTKHAAAAQALVEYMGSPDSILPTAEQRGSVPGVQNLRTSEYVKDNGFVKLALDNMSKARSEGGTAAWMEIREKIKTTLETAVVGQRTAKEAIDELANLSKEAISRL
- a CDS encoding VOC family protein; amino-acid sequence: MRPQPLIAVSDVEKSSAWYQTVLGAVSAHGGPEYERLEVEGVLVLQLHNLEVGHHHGRFGDPAHPLGNGVGVWFETDDLPAAAARAAELGATVEKEIHLNPNAQHDELWLRDPDGYLVVLASVG
- a CDS encoding ABC transporter permease subunit, which encodes MSRQGLGRARRRAGLLMVAPALLHALIWIGIPLVAAVVLSFTSYDVLTPPRFVGLANFQDLLGDQVFRRAVLNTSVYTFFTVPVAMGIALLIALMLNTKLAGRAIFRTAIFIPQVTATIAVALVWLWIYDPRSGLANAILSFLGLDGPAWLSSTTWAMPAVIVVGIWQGIGLKMLIYLAALQSLPTDLYEAASVDGASKVRQFFSLTVPLLRPATFFVFVTSVIGAFQSFDQVYILTDGGPANSTTMMTYEIYKSAFREFRMGYACAQSLVLFAMLLILTLVNRRITGGDRGTR